DNA from Kitasatospora acidiphila:
AGGTCCGCAAGCTGCGCCTGCGTCAGCCCCCGCTCCTCCCGGATCATCCGCAGCACGTCACCCCAGGTCATCCGCTTCTCATCAACGGCGTCCAGGTCCACGGTCATGACCGCCACCTCAACAATCTGCTCCTGCGTCTTGCACAACCGGTTGTCACCGCAGCATCACACGCCGAAACTGATTGTGCAGGTGAATCGACCAAGTTCCACCAATAGATCCTGTTTTGCCCCACCTCACTCCTCACAGAGAGCCATCCGCGATGCCCGTCCCCGAGGACCGCAACCTCCCCCGTGCCGCTGTCTCGCCAACTGCGGTGGGCACCCCGAGCAGCTCGCCCGCCTTGCGCCCGCGTACCCCACGGCCAGCCCCGAGGGCGTGCAGCCGCCCGAACTCCCCTACGAGCCGCGCAGACGCGGGGAGTTGATCTACGACGTGCTCAACCAGCGCACCGGTGCGTTCATGGACCGCAACCGCCAGCTCGTCTACCTGCGCCCCGAGCGCGGTGGCGCCGAATGGGAGGTGGACGTCAAGTGGCTGACGAAGTCCGCTCCGTGATGCCGTCCATCCGCCAAGCACGCGCCGCCCTCGACGAGTTGGAGGATGCCCTCGTGGACCGGGAGGTCGATGTCCCCGACCTTTCCGCCGGCCTCCGCGTCACCCCCATGGGAGCCGTGCTCGTCCAGCTCCGCCCGCTGCTCCCCACCGAGCTGCTGCTGATCGCAGAGGCCCTCCGCCACTGAGTGCTGCTATGCGGGGTGCAGTGCCCAACTGCGCACCCGCGTGTACTGCGCAGGGCCCCCGTGGAACTCGCTGCGCATCAGATGGACCGCCGCCACCGTGAAATCCGCGCCCTGGAACGTCTCCAGCCGTTGGGCCGCCGTCCGGAGCGCCTTCCGCTCCTCGGCGTCAGGGTGGCCGCTGCGGCCAGCGCGGGCCAGGGTCAGATGCGGGTGGAAGGCGACCTCCTCACCCAGGTCCGGTGCCTCCTCCCCCAGCACCTCGCCCGTCACCGTGGTCACCGAGCGCGCCAGCCCCCGCAGCGCCCAGGTCTCACCGGCCAGCCCGACCCAGAGCACCCGGTCGTGGAAGTGCCCGCCCCCGGCGAGCCGCAGCCGGTGCACCGGGTGTCCCAGTACCGCCTGCGCGAGCCCGTCCTCCAACGCCGGCAGTCGCTCCTCGTCCACCGCGCCCAGGAACGCCAGCGTCAGATGCCGCCCCTGGGGTGCCGTCCAGCGAAGCCGCTCCGCGCCCGGCAGTTCACGCAGCGGCGCCACGGTGGCGTCCAGCTCGGCGAGTACCTCGGACGGGGCAGCACCGCGACGAAGAGCCTCATGACTCCATTCTCCGCCCGCGCCACCTCTTCCACGCCTTCGCGGCGGCCGGTCACGGGGTCCGGAGGGGTCCCCGTGGCCAGACGCGGCTGCGGAGCTCGCCATCCCCATCAGGCGGCGTCGAGGGCGCTGGTGATCTTGCGGACCAGGTCCGCCATGGTGGGAGTGAGATCGCTACGGTGAGTCGCCGCTTCGATGGCGACGGTGATGGTGCTGCGGAAGTTGTCGGCCTCGGCCGGGTCCTGCCGCTTCAGCAGGCTCATGGCCTCCGTCAGGGCCGGCAGCACCTGGTCGGCCATGGCGGCCACGGACGTGTCGGCCAGCTTCACGGCTCCCGGCTTCTCGGCGAGCACGTGCCCGACCGCGCCGGTCGCGGAGGCCAGGGCGATGGAGCCGTCGGTGGCGATCCGGTGCGGCTTGCCACCGGCCGCGCCGGCGGCCGTCAGCAGCGAGACGGCGCCGTACGCGGCGGTCCGCAGGGTGGCCTTGTCCTGGTCGCTCAGGGTGAGGGTGATGCTCATGGTGGTGCGCTCCTCTGGGTGGGTTGTTCCAGGTGGGTTGGACGGGTGGAGTGCGGGCTAGGCGCGAGTCGCCCGGTCGACGACGTCGCGGATCGCCTGGACCACGAGGTCGGCCCGCTCGAAGCACAGCTGGCTGTGGTTGGTGTCGGTGAGGATGCGCTGTTCGCCGTCCGAGACCGCGCCCGCCATGGACGCGTACAGCCTGGTCTTGCCGTCGTGCAGCTCGCGCAGCGCCTCCTCCGACATCAGCGCCTGCTGGGCAGGGTCGACGGCCAGCGGGGTGAGCGCGATCAGCGGGACGTCGGGGATGTCCGCCCCGGAGCGCAGTTCGTCGGCGAGGGCAGCCATCGAGGCGCGTTCGGCGATGCCGGCGTGGATCCACCGGTCGCTCACGTGGTACTCGACCAGCGACTCCCGCACGTGCTCCGGGTAGTCGGCCAGCATCTCGGCGACGAACCCGCGCATGAACGGCAGCGCCTGCCGCAGCTGCTCCTCGGTCGGTGCGATCTGCTCGGTCGCCGCCAGGCTCAGCTCGGCGGGCACGAAGTCGTCCCAGTCGCGGTGGAAGGCGTCCAGCCAGACCAGCCCGGCCACCTCCTGCGGGTAGAGCTGGGCGAACCGGTGCGCGTAGGCGCCGCCGAGGGAGTGCGCCACCAGGACGTAGGGGCCGGCGATGCCCTGGGCGTGCAGCAGCTCGTGCAGTTCGGTGGCGACCGCGGTGCCGGTGCGCGGCAGTGCGGCCGGGTCGCTGTAGCCGGTGCCGGCGCGGTCGTACGTCACGGCGGTGGTGAACTGCGCGACCTGCTGCTGGATGCCGAGGTAGTCCAGGCCGACCGCGCTGGCGCCGGGCAGGAACACGACGGCCGGTCCGTCGCCGCTGCCCGCCTGGTGCACGAAGATGCGGCGGCCGTCGATCTCCTGGAACCCGCCGAGCGGAGGGGTCAGCTGGGTCGAAGTGGTGTTGTTCGCGGTGGTGTTGTTCGAAGTCATGCGTCAACTATCGGCAGCTCGCCTGACACCACCCTGTCGCCGCCCTGACACGGCCGCTGACACGGCGTTCCACCTGGTTCGCGCGTCAGTCGACCGGCCCGCCCGCGACGTAGACGACCTGCCCGGAGACGAACCCCGCACCGGAGCTGACCAGGAACGACGCGGTGTGCGCGATGTCCTCCGGCTGGCCCACCCGGCCGACCGGGATGGACTGCCGCGCATGGTCCTCGAACTCCTCGAAGGTGCGGCCGAGTCGCCGGGCCGACAGCCTCGTCATGTCGCTCACCACGAACCCCGGCACGATGGCGTTGACCGTCACGCCGTGCTTTCCGAGTTGCAGGGCAAGGGACTTGTTGACTGCTCCTCCGGTGGAAGCCGAGGAATTCCAGCTTCTCGCGGTGGGACTTCTGACTCACGATGCCTTCCGCAGCTACGCCGCGTCAGGTCTTCTACGATCAACGCCAGCCGGGGTCAGACCAGCCCGAATGAGCATCACGTGCGCAGAGTTCTTGTCTCTGGGGGATGCGGTTCCGCACGGGGTGCAGGTGTAAGTACGCTCACCCAGCGGCAGTGCATGCTTGGCTCTCGTCATGCAGTGCGCGCAGTCCATCGTGGTGTATGCGGGGTGTACGAGGTGCACGGTCCGGCCGTGCTTGCGGCCCGTCTCGATCCTGCTCTTGAGGGCCCGGATCGCGAATCTTGAATCACCCTACGGCTCCTCGCCGATACCGATGTCCGCCTGACCGCAGAAGCGAAAGCGCGAGAGGCTGTCCATCAACTCACAGATCTCCCAACTGCCTGAGGTCGCCCTCAACGCCCGCCCTTCGAGGACGGTGAACACCGGCCTGGTCACCCGGGCCCGCGCCGGGCGGCAGGTGCTCTACCGACGCAGCACCCTCGGCGACCAACTGGCCCCCTCCCCCACGTGACGCAGGTCACCACTGCCGGGTGCAGCAGCTGCCGGCCGGCCGCCGTCATGGGGCAGGAACCGTAGCAAGGAGAATCTGTGGGTAGCTGGCAGCGGGCCGAGCGGCTCGACTTCGTCGAGTTCGTCCAGCAGCGCTCTGCGGCACTCTTCCGGACCGCCTACGTGCTGACCGGCCATCAGCAGGTGGCCGAAGACCTGGTGCAGGAGGCGCTGGAGAAGGCGTGCCGGCGCTGGCGGCGGATCGCGGCGACCGACTCGCCGGAGGCGTATGTGCGGCGGATCCTGGTCAACCTGGCCAACGACCGCTGGCGGCGCGCCAAACGGGCCGGCGAGCGGTTCGAGGTGCCCGAGCGGGCCGACCCGCACGACTCGTACCGGCAGGTGGAGCTGCGCGACGGGCTTGTCCGGGCACTGCACGCGCTGCCGATCGGCATGCGCACCGTGGTGGTGCTGCACTACCTGCACGACCAGGGACCGGATGAGATCGCCGAGACGCTGGGCATCACGGCGAGCTCGGTGCGCTCCCAACTCTCCCGGGGCGTGGCCAAGCTCCGTATGTCCGAGATCAACTTCCCGCAGTTCGAAGGTGCTTGATGACGATCCCGCAGCACGGTTCCGACACCCCTGATCCCGAGTTCGGAAAGGCGCTGACCCACGCTATGGAGAACTTCGCGAACGACCCGCAGCCTCCGGTCTTCAACGCGCCCGCGATGGTCGGCCGGGCCAGGCGGCGCCGACGCCTGATGGTGGGCGGTGCGGCGGCCGCAGTGGTGGTGCTGGGGGCGGGGGTGGCCTTCGGGGCTCAGGCCGCGCGACCGGGGACGGGGCAGGTGAACGCGGCGGTCGGCGCGGTCGCCACGAACACCGCACCCGCCACACCCGCCTCCTCCGGCACCCCTTCCGCCGGGCCGACCTCGACCCCCGCCTCCTCCGGCACCCCCTCCCCCGGGCCGACCACCGCCTCACCCGCGATCGCAGGGTCGGTCGTGGTGCCGGCCGTCATCGGTCAGTCCGAGGCCACGGCTCGGCAGGTGCTGGCCGCCGCCGGGCTGCAGGTGGGCACGGTGCACGACTTCACGGACTGGCACACGGCGGCGGGGCTGGTGATCTCCACGCAGCCCGCGGCCGGTGCGAGCGTCCCGGGGGGCACGGTGGTCAATCTGTTCGTGTCCAAGGGAAAGCCGTAGCCGGAGCCCTGACACGCCGCCACCACCCGGTGTAAACAAGATCGTATGAAGATTCGACCCGGTGGCCCCGACGACGTCCCAGCCATTCTCGCCATGCTCGACACCACCATGGAATGGCTGGTCGCCCAGGGGCGCACCGGTCAGTGGGGCGACCAGCCGTGGTCCACCAATGAGGCCCGGGTGGCTCAGCTGACCAAGTACGCCACCGACTACCTGATGCGCATCGCGGAGGACGACGACGGCCGGCTGATCGGCGTCTGCGTGCTCGCCCAGGAGCTCTCGGAGTACATCCCGCCCGCCGACCTGCCCGAGCTCTACCTGCGCTTCCTCGCCACCGACCGGACCCGCAAGAACACCGGTGTCGGCGCCGCCCTGATCGCCGACGCCCGCGCCGAAACCGCCCGCCGCGGCCTGCCCCTGCTGCGCGTCGACTGCTACGGCGGCGACGACCGCCGACTGGTCGCCGCCTACCGCGCCCTCGGCTTCACCGAGACCGAGCCCTTCGAGGTGCCGCGCCCGGACGGCACCCCGTGGCCGGGCCAGCTCCTGGAGATCCGGCTCGGCTCGCCGCAGGCCGGTGGTGCGTCGTGACCGCGCCCGAGCCGACCATCCTCGCCACCTCCGGCGGCCACCGTCCCGGCGGGCGCACCATGGTGGCGTTCAACTCCCTGGTGCACCACGCGGTCGAGCTGTCGGGTGCGCACGGCCGCCGGCCCCGGGTGATGTACATCGGGACGGCGATCGGCGACGCCGAGCACTTCACGGCGCGGATGCTGGAGGCCGGCCGGGCCGCCGGGTTCGACCTGACGCCGCTGACCCTGTTCCCGATGCCCAACCTCGAGGACATCGAGAGCGCCGTTCTCGAGCAGGACGTCGTCTGGGTCATGGGCGGTTCGGTGGCCAACCTGCTGGCCGTGTGGCGGGTCCACGGGCTCGACGCGATCCTGCGGCGCGCCTGGGAGGCCGGCGTGGTGCTCAGCGGCGTCAGCGCCGGATCGATCTGCTGGTTCCAGGGCGGCGCCACCGACTCCTTCGGCCCTCAACTGCGCCCGATCACCAACGCACTCGGCTTCCTGCCCTACGGTAATGGCGTCCATTACGACGTCGACGCGGGACGCCGCCCACTGATCCACCAGCTCGTCGCGGACGGCACCCTGCCGGAAGCGCACTGCACCGACGACGGCGTGGGCCTGGTCTACCGCGGCACCAAGCTGGTCGAGACCGTGACCGAAACCCCGGGCAAGGGCGCCTACCTGGTCACCCGTGACGGCACCTCAGCCGTCGAGGAGCGCCTGGAACCCCGTCTGCTCCCCGCCCCGCCGCGCTGAATCCGCGCGCCGCCGAGGCTCCCCGGCACTGAGGCACCCCGGCCCCGGGCGGGCGCTCCAGGCCGGGTGCTCCGGGGCGGGCGGCACCGCCCGCCCCGGCCAGGCGTCAGCAGGCCGCCGCCAACTCCCGCTTGCGCTCCACCAGATGCGCCTCCCCCTGGCGCGGGACGAAGGCCACCACGCGGCCGCCGTTGCCGCGGTGGAGGTCGACTTGCAGGCGCAGGTCGGCGCAGCGGGCCAGGACCAGGCCGACGGCCACGGCGGCGAGCAGCGAGACCGCGCCGCAGGCGAGCAGGCCGAGGC
Protein-coding regions in this window:
- the thpR gene encoding RNA 2',3'-cyclic phosphodiesterase; the protein is MGMASSAAASGHGDPSGPRDRPPRRRGRGGAGGEWSHEALRRGAAPSEVLAELDATVAPLRELPGAERLRWTAPQGRHLTLAFLGAVDEERLPALEDGLAQAVLGHPVHRLRLAGGGHFHDRVLWVGLAGETWALRGLARSVTTVTGEVLGEEAPDLGEEVAFHPHLTLARAGRSGHPDAEERKALRTAAQRLETFQGADFTVAAVHLMRSEFHGGPAQYTRVRSWALHPA
- a CDS encoding alpha/beta fold hydrolase — translated: MTSNNTTANNTTSTQLTPPLGGFQEIDGRRIFVHQAGSGDGPAVVFLPGASAVGLDYLGIQQQVAQFTTAVTYDRAGTGYSDPAALPRTGTAVATELHELLHAQGIAGPYVLVAHSLGGAYAHRFAQLYPQEVAGLVWLDAFHRDWDDFVPAELSLAATEQIAPTEEQLRQALPFMRGFVAEMLADYPEHVRESLVEYHVSDRWIHAGIAERASMAALADELRSGADIPDVPLIALTPLAVDPAQQALMSEEALRELHDGKTRLYASMAGAVSDGEQRILTDTNHSQLCFERADLVVQAIRDVVDRATRA
- a CDS encoding SigE family RNA polymerase sigma factor; this encodes MGSWQRAERLDFVEFVQQRSAALFRTAYVLTGHQQVAEDLVQEALEKACRRWRRIAATDSPEAYVRRILVNLANDRWRRAKRAGERFEVPERADPHDSYRQVELRDGLVRALHALPIGMRTVVVLHYLHDQGPDEIAETLGITASSVRSQLSRGVAKLRMSEINFPQFEGA
- a CDS encoding PASTA domain-containing protein — its product is MTIPQHGSDTPDPEFGKALTHAMENFANDPQPPVFNAPAMVGRARRRRRLMVGGAAAAVVVLGAGVAFGAQAARPGTGQVNAAVGAVATNTAPATPASSGTPSAGPTSTPASSGTPSPGPTTASPAIAGSVVVPAVIGQSEATARQVLAAAGLQVGTVHDFTDWHTAAGLVISTQPAAGASVPGGTVVNLFVSKGKP
- a CDS encoding GNAT family N-acetyltransferase, translating into MKIRPGGPDDVPAILAMLDTTMEWLVAQGRTGQWGDQPWSTNEARVAQLTKYATDYLMRIAEDDDGRLIGVCVLAQELSEYIPPADLPELYLRFLATDRTRKNTGVGAALIADARAETARRGLPLLRVDCYGGDDRRLVAAYRALGFTETEPFEVPRPDGTPWPGQLLEIRLGSPQAGGAS
- a CDS encoding Type 1 glutamine amidotransferase-like domain-containing protein, producing MTAPEPTILATSGGHRPGGRTMVAFNSLVHHAVELSGAHGRRPRVMYIGTAIGDAEHFTARMLEAGRAAGFDLTPLTLFPMPNLEDIESAVLEQDVVWVMGGSVANLLAVWRVHGLDAILRRAWEAGVVLSGVSAGSICWFQGGATDSFGPQLRPITNALGFLPYGNGVHYDVDAGRRPLIHQLVADGTLPEAHCTDDGVGLVYRGTKLVETVTETPGKGAYLVTRDGTSAVEERLEPRLLPAPPR